A genomic region of Apteryx mantelli isolate bAptMan1 chromosome 10, bAptMan1.hap1, whole genome shotgun sequence contains the following coding sequences:
- the OSGIN1 gene encoding oxidative stress-induced growth inhibitor 1: protein MLSDRKMYSVSNKHQNRSEFKPLPVVIIGNGPSGICLSYLLSGYVPYFKRDSLHPHSILQRKLEEAPDVSILDQDLEYLSEGLEGRSHSPVALLFDTLLRPDTDFGGTAESVLTWWHETNRVIPHLVLGRNPPGGAWHSIEGSMITLSRGEWMGLPDLQFKDWLRQKRRGLRNNRATAEDIAQYYQHYVMKKGLQKNFRCGTVVTSVRKVSAESIFNHAQKDLQEKSDSLWNFTEENMEVFKVDGFFKTLKGDQELFSIYAENVVLATGTYDSPTWLGVKGENLSYVHHQLSALEEAVKDNSIGIMSDPVLIVGAGLTAADAILFAHHCSIPVIHVFRRTVNDPGLIFNQLPKVMYPEYHKVHQMMKEQSAACSGPYDCYVSLPEHHVLSFGKDKKCILQDKNGYQKVYKISMALVLTGSNPNLSFLPNNGIDLAMDCDQPVNPKRNPIDVDPFTYECTQEKGLYALGPLAGDNFVRFVQGGALAVASSLLKKANKNPP from the exons ATGCTTTCGGACAGAAAGATGTATTCGGTGTCGAACAAACACCAAAACAGGAGCGAGTTTAAGCCACTTCCTGTAGTGATTATAG GGAATGGACCTTCAGGAATCTGTCTGTCCTATCTGCTGTCAGGCTATGTCCCTTACTTCAAAAGAGACTCTCTTCATCCTCATTCCATTCTGCAGAGGAAACTGGAAGAGGCACCAGATGTCTCCATTTTGGACCag GATTTGGAGTATCTGTCTGAAGGCTTGGAGGGACGATCCCACAGCCCGGTGGCTCTTCTGTTTGATACTCTTCTGCGTCCAGACACAGACTTTGGTGGAACAGCAGAATCTGTCCTCACTTGGTGGCATGAGACCAACAGAGTCATCCCGCACTTGGTCCTTGGCAGAAACCCTCCCGGAGGTGCCTGGCAT TCTATTGAAGGGTCTATGATTACCCTGAGCAGAGGGGAATGGATGGGACTCCCAGATCTCCAGTTCAAAGACTGGCTGAGACAAAAGAGAAG AGGCCTTAGAAACAATAGAGCCACAGCGGAAGACATTGCCCAATATTATCAACATTATGTGATGAAGAAAGGGCTGCAGAAGAACTTTAGATGTGGGACTGTTGTGACCTCTGTGAGGAAAGTGAGTGCAGAGAGCATCTTCAACCATGCACAGAAAGATCTGCAGGAGAAAAGTGACTCACTCTGGAACTTCACTGAGGAAAATATGGAGGTCTTTAAGGTAGATGGATTTTTCAAAACTCTGAAAGGTGATCAGGAACTGTTCTCCATCTATGCGGAAAATGTGGTCTTAGCTACAGGAACATACGATAGTCCCACTTGGCTTGGGGTCAAGGGAGAGAACCTTTCCTATGTCCATCACCAGCTCTCCGCCCTAGAGGAAGCGGTGAAGGACAACAGCATTGGCATCATGTCAGATCCAGTCTTGATTGTGGGTGCTGGTCTGACAGCTGCTGATGCAATTCTTTTTGCTCACCACTGCAGCATTCCAGTAATCCATGTTTTTCGGAGAACAGTCAATGATCCAGGTCTTATCTTTAACCAGCTCCCCAAAGTAATGTATCCTGAATACCACAAAGTCCATCAGATGATGAAAGAACAGTCAGCTGCTTGTTCTGGGCCCTATGACTGCTATGTTAGCCTTCCTGAACATCACGTGCTATCCTTTGGCAAGGACAAGAAATGTATCCTTCAAGACAAGAATGGCTACCAGAAGGTTTATAAGATTTCCATGGCTCTTGTTCTCACTGGCTCAAACCCCAACCTTTCCTTTCTGCCAAATAATGGCATTGACTTGGCAATGGACTGCGACCAACCAGTCAATCCCAAGAGGAATCCCATAGATGTTGACCCATTCACCTATGAATGCACTCAGGAGAAAGGGCTTTATGCTCTAGGACCCTTAGCTGGGGACAACTTTGTACGCTTTGTGCAGGGAGGGGCTCTGGCTGTTGCCAGCTCTCTgttaaagaaagcaaataaaaatcccCCCTAA